The following is a genomic window from Anomaloglossus baeobatrachus isolate aAnoBae1 chromosome 3 unlocalized genomic scaffold, aAnoBae1.hap1 SUPER_3_unloc_3, whole genome shotgun sequence.
TATAAGACTATATAAACTTTTAGTTTCACATTCCTGAACTTCACTTTTAACAAAGAAACTGAAACTATATAAGCCCTTATCCAAAGTAAACAGAGGGGTCTCTGCTGCATTACACCAGGGGAGACACAGTACAGGCTCTTACACAAAAACAAAAAGGAGTGTAGATTTAACTAAATGGATTCTGCTCTCATTCAAGCAATATACAAATGGATGAATAAAGCGTACAGCTTGGCTataccaaaaaaaataaatttctccATCAAATTAAAAATGTGTAAAAAGATGAATTTTTTGGAaacaggcggcacggtggctcagtggttaagactgcagtcttgcagcgctggggtccttggttcgaatcccaccaaggacaacagcaaggagtttgtatgttctccccgtgtttgcgtgggtttcctccgggtagtccggtttcctcccacattccaaagacatacagggaCCTTAGATtgggatccccaatggggacagtgtttctgatgtatgtaaagcgctgcggaatatgttagcgctatataaaaataaaaatttattttttattttatttttaaatgatcCATTATAAAAAGTACACAACCGTAATTACATAAAATGAACTCTTTATTAACAGATATTAATAGACTTTCactatttactaaaacagacaatCTATTAAtgactatggcttcactcctgtgtgaattctctcatgtctaataagaagtgatttccaagcaaaacatttcccacattctgaacatgaatatggcttcactcctgtgtgaattctcaaatgtttaacaagatttggttttaaagcaaaacatttcccacattctgaacatgaatatggcttcactcctgtgtgaattctctcatgagtaataagatttgatttctgatcaaaacatttcccacattctgaacatgaatatggcttctctcctgtgtgaattctctcatgtgtaacaagatttgatttccgatcaaaacatttcccacattctgaacatgaatatggcttctctcctgtgtgaatactcaaatgtttaacaagatttggttttaaagcaaaacatttcccacattctgaacatgaatatggcttcactcctgtgtgaattctctcatgtgtaataagatttgatttccgatcaaaacatttcccacattctgaacataaatatggcttctctcctgtgtgaattctctcatgtgtaacaagatctgatttctgagcaaaccatttcccacattctgaacatgaatatggcttctctcctgtgtgaattctcaaatgtttaacaagatttggttttaaagcaaaacatttcccacattctgaacatgaatatggcttcactcctgtgtgaattctctcatgtgtaataagatttgatttccgatcaaaacatttcccacattctgaacatgaatatggcttctctcctgtgtgaattctctcatgtgtaaaaagatctgatttctgagcaaagcatttcccacattctgaacatgaatatggcttctctcctgtgtgatttctctcatgtgtaataagatctgatttgtcagcaaaacatttcccacattctgaacatgaatatggcttctctcctgtgtgaattctcaaatgtttaacaagatttggttttaaagcaaaacatttcccacattctgaacatgaatatggcttcactcctgtgtgaattctctcatgtgtaacaaaatttgatttccgatcaaaacatttcccacattctgaacatgaatatggcttctctcctgtgtgaattctctcatgtgtaacaagatctgatttctgagcaaaacatttcccacattctgaacatgaatatggcttctctccagtgtgaattctctcatgtgtaacaagatctgatttctgagcaaaacatttcccacattctgaacatgaatatggcttctctcctgtgtgaattctctcatgtgtaacaagacctgatttctgaacaaaacatttttcacattctgaacataaatatatcttctctcctgtgtgaattctctcatgtttaacaagacctgatttctgaacaaaacatttttcacattctgaacatgaataaggcttctctcctgtgtgaattctctcatgtgtaataagatttgatttctgagtaaaacatttcccacattctgcacatgaataaggcttctctcctgtgtgaattctctcatgtgtaatgagttttgatttctgagtaaaacatttctcacattctgaacatgaatatggctttgcttctttgttactttcacttcccttagcattctgtttggaactcctggtaccgtcatctgccataaataaaattgaagttataagcttttaataatataacctcaaacatacacagacacacataaatccatacaaattctaaagtgtgtagtgttctactttaaaaggcctatgtgacagtaaatacccaaaatgacatcattttaaaaactgcacccttcgaagtgctcaaaacgacattcaataaaacatatctacaaaagtatatccagtggcactctataatataaggatactttggcattgcattactgctgtagaaatattagaaaaaaggGATTATTACATAGGTAATGAGAAAAACGAGTAAaacgacataggcattgcattactgctttagagatatttgcaaagTGAGATTCTTCGTTTATGTACAGGTAAAAtagatctttgtaccgtgttagccagtagagaaaaaaattgtttaaaagaactgaagtcctcagtgcttgataccttttaatggctaactgaaaagatggtaataatagcaagctttcgagactactcaggtctcttcttcaggctcaatataacacaaaatgtgaagagtcacatatttatacacaacaggacatagaatggggcagtaaataaaacaagttatgtgaagcagaactatcactatggcaagaggacaaactgctgtggccataaatattgttgcagttcagtgtgaaagttttattgacctctgattgaggtctggtccagggctgtgatgcccctggatggtctgaggagcacatctcttaattgatgtaaaaagacatgaatccatgagacacattcatcattcctgctctgaatgtgtcaaaggtcagcataagtttgtactcccatagtctcctatctctctgggacttgaagttacctttcaataccagcaatttcatgtccatgatgctgtggtctgggttacaaaaatgtttggccacaggtagatctatccttttgtcTCTAatagtgtggcggtgagaattcatccttgtcctgagctgttgtcctgtgtcccctacatacagaccccagttggacatttAGTACATAAACAATGGTAGCAAAGTGAAAAATAGTCAATACGCCTAAAACATAGCCTGTAATATTCCATTAGTAAAAAGGTCAGAAAAGGACCTAATGTTAAAAAAGGACAATACAAAAATCAATAAGAAAAATATAGCCAGAGAAATATATAATGATCCTATAATCAGACCAACTGACTAATCTTAAATTCACCTTATAAAAAATGATGTGAATATTGTATCCAATACTGAAACATACCGCGAAAACAGCGGTGATAAGAACATaggaaaaggaacggtcttaccccatctgccgtgcCACCCTTTCCCTATTTGATGAAGCACTAGTGCTGGGTTGTAATGGCTACCAAAGGCAAGATAACCTGGTCCTTAACTAcatgactcaggatccccacagGTTCCAAACATGTATCCAGCGATGTGCatagttctcccaacgcgtttcttatatcatcaggggagagaTAAACTCCAAATTTCCGGTcaaaaaatgacccacacaatatgGCACAATTATTCCATCAAGACCAGGAAAAGCCTGGGCAGAGCGCGCCTATGTTCTTATCACCGCTGTTTTCGCGGTATGTTCCAGTATTGGATACAATATTCACATCATTTTTTATAAGGTGAATTTAAGATTAGTCAGTTGGTCTGATTATAGGATCATTATATATTTCTCTGGCTATATTTTTCTTATTGATTTTTGTATTGTCCTTTTTTAACATTAGGTCCTTTTCTGACCTTTTTACTAATGGAATATTAAAGGCTATGTTTTAGGCGTATTGACTATTTTTCACTTTGCTACCATTGTTCATTTCCCAGTGAATTGTTACCCAGTAGCTATTTATTGTTTACATTTAGTACATATAATTAAgtgcaccacattggttgtggtgcagctgaaggtacctgggatcttgtagtcctgatgtgatctgggaatctatcttgtccgttgtcaatataaattgacaggtcttacattttttctggttgaagGGAAGTGTTCTTGTAGTTGTTGGAgaagacagggagcttctgacaatgaagcTTCttcgatttgggggctgtctaaaacacagaagtgggggggctggaaaaatagattttaactgggcatctttttgcagtaatagtTGTGGTTTCCGtgtagctcctcttaacacctccagatgtggattgtgatTGCAAGagcgacccggttgttttcttctttagttttataatgtaggagatggtttcttgatattctcgtggctcttgtaatctggttttcaattgttcttgggtggtagccttgattcataaaggtctttctgaggccctcaaggtgattgtctctataggtggtgtcacacacagcgatggagacgacgtcgctgctacgtcaccattttctgtgatgtggcAGCGActtccgtcgctgtcgctgtgtgtgacatccagcaatgagctggcccctgctgtgaggtcgccgctcgttgctgaatgtcctgcttcattttttgctcgtcgctctcccgctgtgaaacacacatcgctgtgtgtgacagcgagagagcgacgaactgaagcgagcagggagcaggagccggcgtctggcagcctgcagtaagctgtaaccaagataaacatcgggtaaccaagaagccctttccatggttacccgatatttacattagttactagcaccgccgctatcacgctgccagtgccggctccctgcacacagccagagtacacatcgggttaattaaccgatgtgaactccagctacgtgagcagggagccggcactggcagcatgagagcacaccgcttagcgctggctccctgcacacgtagccggaatacacatcgggtaattaacccgatgtgtaccctggctaggagagcagggagccagcgctaagcgtgtgcgctggtaaccaaggtaaatatcgggtaatggttacctgatatttaccttagttaccaagtgcaggatggcttccacagcgacgcgtgtcgttatgatcgctgcttcgtctgctgtgtttgacagctaagcagcgatcataacaacgacttactaaatcgctgttgcgtcacagaaaatggtgacgtaacagcgacgtcgttgtcgctgtgtgtgaacccagcttatctgtactgttggaacatatccgattgtacctgataaactattgtatacagccaggctatgtgttttggatgaaaactgtcccatttcaggtatgttggacggtcaattggcttcatgtacagggatgtctctatttcattgttccgtagtttaatgatggtgtccaagaagttgatttcagtgcaggagtagttgagtgttaggttgatggtgggataaaacggattaaagtgttcatggaaggtcttcagctgctcctcagactgtctagatgattaaaatatcgttaatgtaacggtagtaggccagaggcctgataggacaagaggataaaaagtcactctcaagcttggccatgaaaagatttgcatattgtggtgccattttgcttcccattacagtcccagtctcctgtagatatatgttattgtcaaatgcaaactaattatgggtgaggatgaattttgtaagcttcactaaagaatcggcatcagttcctgtattttccaggaagactttgcaggcattcaatccatcctggtgtggaatattagaatacaaggattccacatccatggtggcaaggatggttccctgtgGTAGagaacctattgctgatagttttctcaataggtcagtagtgtcctggatgtatcccttaccaagggtttaaggataccctctaccatccagagacttgttcattgAGGGTGCccagtgcccacacatgaaatgatgggtcttcctgggtttccagatttgtgaattttcggaagcat
Proteins encoded in this region:
- the LOC142258730 gene encoding uncharacterized protein LOC142258730, producing the protein MQNAADTMEKGEMDVRSDERSRDLSTDDGTRSSKQNAKGSESNKEAKPYSCSECEKCFTQKSKLITHERIHTGEKPYSCAECGKCFTQKSNLITHERIHTGEKPYSCSECEKCFVQKSGLVKHERIHTGEKIYLCSECEKCFVQKSGLVTHERIHTGEKPYSCSECGKCFAQKSDLVTHERIHTGEKPYSCSECGKCFAQKSDLVTHERIHTGEKPYSCSECGKCFDRKSNFVTHERIHTGVKPYSCSECGKCFALKPNLVKHLRIHTGEKPYSCSECGKCFADKSDLITHERNHTGEKPYSCSECGKCFAQKSDLFTHERIHTGEKPYSCSECGKCFDRKSNLITHERIHTGVKPYSCSECGKCFALKPNLVKHLRIHTGEKPYSCSECGKWFAQKSDLVTHERIHTGEKPYLCSECGKCFDRKSNLITHERIHTGVKPYSCSECGKCFALKPNLVKHLSIHTGEKPYSCSECGKCFDRKSNLVTHERIHTGEKPYSCSECGKCFDQKSNLITHERIHTGVKPYSCSECGKCFALKPNLVKHLRIHTGVKPYSCSECGKCFAWKSLLIRHERIHTGVKP